Sequence from the Zeugodacus cucurbitae isolate PBARC_wt_2022May chromosome 2, idZeuCucr1.2, whole genome shotgun sequence genome:
TCGGGATAGCGTATCGATACGTTTTTCAAGTAAATCTAAGGCTTCCATTATTGCTAAAGTATTTGAGTGTTATACGAACGAAAAtagtaaaattgcaaaaatttctcCGAATGATGTCAACAAATCACTTGTCAAATaatgtttgcttttgtaatttGACAGCATAGGgcgtgtattatttttttattttctttaagttttagaatttgcacatataaatgtattatttttaaaaaagttaattcTTTGTAGCTCTAACATGTTATAAAACAGTTATGTACTAAGCTACGTGTTATTAATATATAGATActattattaatttaagataCTATATCCattgataaaattgaataaaaattaaaatgcttatttaaagcaaatttctaaataattaacataaaacaaatatatagaaagaaagtagtgaagtgtaagtgtataataagtgaaaaatataaatgaaaaattaactatATAGCGACAAAttacgtgttaaaatttgacaacttttaaaatttaaacgcgaatatctcgaaaactataagtctcctgcggctacaattatatatattcttaatctggaggatCTCCTCTATCCAACCATACACATTTTATCTGCGAAATCGTGGGATGTTATTCTAAAGTTTTCccaaattaaaatcatattgTATTTAAGGCAaagatttcatatattttgctaatatctatttttatatcatattgtGCACCCTATCAACTATATGACCCAAAGAATTGTTGAGAATCTTCACATATGTTTATACGCACTATGGTTTGTGGGATTTAAAAGGGTAATAGAAATATTGTGATAGTAAAACGTTAAATATGCCACCATCAACCGATTCAGGATCTGAGGAACACACAGAGAACAAATCTACTGAAGCGTATGTGAAAGTAAAGCGGTTATTGAACCATTGCTTAATTACATTGTTCACTTTCAGGACTCTTAAAATTCCTTTCGAATCGGCCAAGAGTGCAGAAATTGCATATCGCGTGTTAAGTGTGGATAAAGAACCTCGACGCAATTTTGTCCAAAAGGAGTTACGTTTAGTGGGTGATCAAATAGAAGTACATTTTATTGCTGACCAAGTTAAAAATCTTCGCACAGCAATCACATCATTTTTTGGAGCGCTCCTACTTTGTACGGATACAATAAAAGAATTTGCGCCAATAACAACAGACAACGACAATGCCGGAGCATACACCAGCGCCAACTCCACATAGAGCAGTTTATGGTTTTGGCTTTTATTTACTGTTTCTTACACTTTTCATTTTGTACGTAATGTGGGCATTGCTTCCAACTGAGAGCTGGGGCTTGCACTACCTACCGGATAAATACTTTGCTGCATATCTTCCTATACTCATACTTATGGGCATGTTCTTTTTCGAATTCTTCATATACCCCGGAATAGGACTAGCGATGACACCTAATGTAGATCAACTGGAGTCTGTGATGGATACAGCTTTACTACTTCGTCATGCAGAAATAAATTtagatgcaaaaatattaaaccaaaatGGTTGGTCTCGAGTGAGGTACAACAAGCAAGTTACACCGCGAAAGGAGCGCAAAGTGTTGTCcaattgtaaattttgtcaagGCACACATCAACTACCAGCTGCTCATGAACAGATATCAACGTTACGGTTTTTAGATTTACAAGATGTAAACAGGAGTATTAtggattaatataaaatatgaaacaatattttagttttttactttaaattatatCATGTGTGAACTTGTTTATTAAACTATATAAGTTCAATCATGTTAGATTTCTTGATgtaatatataacatatacgAATATATACTACTTCCTTTTAGTACGCACAGTTGTCCAGCCTGGTTCAGGTTCCACAAATTCTTCTTGTTGTTTTCTGCGTGTTTGTGATCGTGTTACACGGCTACAACTGGCCAAATCACTGTCATCTTCGTCTACTTCCATACCGTCATCGGAGTCTCCGCTCTCATCATCTTCGTCTGAAGATGAATCTTCCCCTGCAACAGgtgtatacacaatttttacaTCTGGACGTAACCAATCTTTACCCTGTGGCAGTTTGCTTAGTTCGCTTTCAATTTGTGCATACTCCCCTTTCAGACAGAGCGCTTTATAACGCAATAAATTACGGCAGATCTCTGTAAATATAccgtaattatttaaaataataaattgatattttatagcCTTACCAGGAATTGAATTGTCATCACAGATTGTGTCGAATTCCTGATCTAATAATTCTTCCAAAACATCCTGTAGCTCGCCTTGAGTTATGCTTTCATTGCCTatgcaatatttatatgtgtagtCCATAATTTCAATTGCTAGCTGAGAAAGAAATCATATAGTTTATtacgcatacatatattaaagtgtaTTATTATTCACTGTACTTGTTGTCCATTGCGTCCACCCATTCCATGTTCAACAGCTAGCCGCAAATTTTGCCAGTTGTTGAAGATTTTCTCCAGAACTAGGCGAAAATTCTTTTGGAAATCTGTTTGCGCCATGTCCGATTTGGAGATTTGTTTGGATAAAAGAATAATGGACAGCAATTGTCAAAACAAAGTCAAGCACATGTGAAATCAGGGttgctattaaaatttttatttttttttattttttgtagttagtATATTTGCATTATGTAAAACTTACGTTTGTGGTTAGTAATTTAGAAAATCAACACAtcacacatttattattattattttttttttttaataatat
This genomic interval carries:
- the LOC105216706 gene encoding pre-rRNA-processing protein TSR2 homolog translates to MAQTDFQKNFRLVLEKIFNNWQNLRLAVEHGMGGRNGQQLAIEIMDYTYKYCIGNESITQGELQDVLEELLDQEFDTICDDNSIPEICRNLLRYKALCLKGEYAQIESELSKLPQGKDWLRPDVKIVYTPVAGEDSSSDEDDESGDSDDGMEVDEDDSDLASCSRVTRSQTRRKQQEEFVEPEPGWTTVRTKRK
- the LOC105216707 gene encoding uncharacterized protein LOC105216707 → MPPSTDSGSEEHTENKSTEATLKIPFESAKSAEIAYRVLSVDKEPRRNFVQKELRLVGDQIEVHFIADQVKNLRTAITSFFGALLLCTDTIKEFAPITTDNDNAGAYTSANST